In Gammaproteobacteria bacterium, the following are encoded in one genomic region:
- the fixP gene encoding Cbb3-type cytochrome c oxidase subunit FixP yields the protein MSEQHGAQGNPFPGEPNTGHIWDNNLRELTNPPPKWWMWGLHASWIFTLAYFLAYPSIPLLSSHTKGFLQWTSMQEYRADLHEIEEVRLPYEKRIASLSAADIVKDKELSDYAQRTGKVLFGDNCAGCHGANGVGNVGFPVLADDDWLYGGTIDKIQESITVGRGGVMLAFAQQLSQQDIERLAQYVLEWSAGTQAADTEGQRLFTSAGCVGCHGADGKGNQMMGSANLTDKIWRFSHEKEDIKRIIAHGVNFTNDPETRYAQMPAWGQRLSVSDIKKLAVFVHELGGGK from the coding sequence ATGAGTGAGCAACACGGCGCCCAGGGCAACCCCTTCCCTGGTGAACCGAATACTGGCCACATTTGGGATAATAATCTACGTGAATTGACCAATCCTCCTCCAAAATGGTGGATGTGGGGTCTACACGCGAGCTGGATATTTACCCTGGCCTATTTTCTGGCCTATCCCAGCATTCCCTTACTATCCAGCCATACTAAAGGTTTCCTGCAATGGACCTCAATGCAAGAATACCGCGCTGATCTGCATGAGATCGAGGAGGTACGTCTCCCTTATGAGAAGCGCATCGCTTCTCTGTCCGCAGCGGATATCGTAAAGGATAAGGAATTGTCTGATTATGCCCAACGCACTGGCAAGGTTCTATTTGGTGATAACTGTGCTGGTTGTCATGGCGCCAATGGTGTAGGTAATGTCGGTTTTCCAGTTTTGGCGGATGATGATTGGCTCTATGGCGGCACTATTGACAAGATCCAAGAAAGCATTACCGTGGGACGGGGTGGGGTTATGCTTGCGTTTGCACAACAACTCTCCCAACAAGATATCGAGCGGCTCGCCCAGTATGTGCTGGAATGGAGTGCAGGTACGCAAGCTGCCGATACCGAAGGTCAACGCCTATTTACAAGCGCGGGCTGTGTGGGTTGCCATGGTGCAGATGGTAAGGGAAATCAGATGATGGGTTCGGCAAATCTAACGGATAAGATCTGGCGCTTCTCACATGAGAAAGAGGATATCAAGCGTATTATCGCTCACGGGGTCAATTTCACGAATGATCCCGAGACTCGTTATGCGCAAATGCCGGCGTGGGGACAACGCCTCAGCGTATCGGATATTAAAAAGCTGGCTGTCTTCGTCCACGAATTAGGTGGGGGAAAATAG
- a CDS encoding Cytochrome c oxidase accessory protein FixG, translating into MSDTLGGQQNVKVVPNTDLPSELALYEDLVHWHVNTGGQTIHAKRMPGYYRSIKHITGTVWLVFFLGPYLRWNGHQAVLWDIPDRQFHLFGITILPQDVWMLSLVLLFFAILLAVVTSIAGRVYCGYFCFQTVWTDVYTWIEDRLEGPPAKRYKFDRAPWTMAKLRIKFIKHALWILIAALTGLSFTAWFTDAFQLWRNYLTLQATPIAWGALGLFTAGGYILAGFMREQVCFWLCPYARIQGVMYDTETILPTYDYRRGEPRGAVKKGAVTSSQKYGDCVDCHLCVAVCPTGIDIRNGQQEGCITCALCIDACNFVMDKVNKPHGLIGYTSLDEIEGAPTISLFRRPRVLVYLAIIMLALTGILYGLTHLAAIDLTVLHERQPLYVLLSDGTIQNKYEIRILNKTNQTSEVRIEIEGAVGLQMMAFENPFQVAEYKVFTQTIFLRMPSAKLTQESIPVLIKLVDTKQHAIVAKYQTVFIRPSAL; encoded by the coding sequence ATGAGCGATACCCTTGGTGGTCAGCAGAACGTAAAGGTAGTACCAAACACAGATCTACCGAGTGAGCTTGCGCTCTATGAGGATTTGGTGCATTGGCATGTCAATACGGGCGGGCAGACTATCCACGCGAAGCGTATGCCGGGGTATTACCGAAGCATCAAACACATCACGGGTACAGTGTGGTTGGTATTTTTTCTCGGTCCCTATCTGCGCTGGAACGGCCACCAAGCGGTATTGTGGGATATCCCTGATCGTCAGTTTCATTTATTTGGTATTACCATTCTTCCGCAGGATGTGTGGATGCTATCCCTCGTTCTGCTCTTTTTCGCGATCTTATTAGCGGTAGTCACCTCCATTGCAGGACGGGTATATTGCGGCTATTTTTGTTTTCAAACAGTATGGACGGATGTCTATACCTGGATCGAGGATCGCCTAGAAGGGCCGCCTGCCAAGCGGTATAAGTTCGATCGAGCCCCCTGGACGATGGCAAAACTGCGTATCAAGTTCATCAAGCACGCACTGTGGATACTAATCGCTGCTTTGACCGGTCTCAGTTTTACCGCATGGTTCACGGATGCCTTTCAGCTTTGGCGTAACTATCTCACCCTGCAGGCTACTCCTATCGCTTGGGGGGCGCTTGGTCTGTTTACTGCGGGAGGTTACATCCTTGCCGGGTTTATGCGCGAGCAGGTTTGCTTTTGGCTATGTCCCTACGCGCGTATCCAAGGGGTCATGTACGATACCGAAACGATACTGCCTACGTACGATTATCGTCGCGGCGAACCCCGAGGCGCCGTCAAAAAAGGGGCTGTGACTAGTTCCCAGAAATATGGAGATTGTGTTGACTGCCATTTGTGTGTAGCGGTCTGTCCGACTGGTATCGACATTCGAAATGGCCAACAAGAAGGGTGTATTACCTGTGCCTTGTGTATTGATGCCTGTAATTTCGTCATGGACAAAGTCAATAAGCCCCATGGTTTGATAGGCTACACCTCCTTGGACGAGATCGAGGGTGCGCCAACTATCTCATTGTTCCGACGGCCCCGGGTATTGGTCTACCTGGCTATTATAATGTTGGCGCTTACCGGTATTCTCTATGGTCTCACTCACCTGGCGGCCATTGATCTTACGGTTTTGCATGAACGCCAACCGCTGTATGTTTTGTTGAGCGATGGGACGATACAAAATAAATACGAAATCAGGATTCTCAATAAGACCAACCAAACCTCAGAAGTCCGTATCGAGATTGAGGGTGCAGTTGGATTGCAAATGATGGCGTTTGAAAATCCTTTCCAGGTCGCTGAGTATAAAGTTTTTACCCAGACGATTTTTCTACGGATGCCGTCTGCCAAATTAACCCAGGAATCGATTCCTGTACTCATTAAACTGGTCGATACTAAACAGCATGCCATCGTTGCCAAGTACCAAACCGTATTTATCCGGCCATCTGCGTTGTAA
- a CDS encoding cytochrome c oxidase cbb3-type subunit II, whose protein sequence is MVEQTHSDTLQSKLERSSIGLLLMIMVLLSIGGLVEIVPLFYLTDTVEHHKYPEIVWQRKPGQALADWKPGDGVRPYTAMELMGRAVFIREGCYLCHSQMIRPFRDEKDRYGHYSLASESMYDHPFQWGSKRTGPDLARVGNKYSNEWHIKHLIAPRSMVPESVMPNYPWLQKAPLVEDTATATMKAMRLVGVPYTDADIQGAAYEVKGKTELDAIVAYLQVLGTMAKLDDSVNYRE, encoded by the coding sequence ATGGTTGAGCAGACCCACTCAGATACCCTTCAGAGCAAGCTCGAACGGAGTAGTATCGGGCTGTTGTTGATGATAATGGTATTACTGTCAATCGGCGGTTTGGTCGAAATCGTACCGCTATTCTATCTCACTGATACCGTGGAACATCACAAGTATCCGGAGATCGTTTGGCAGCGTAAACCCGGTCAGGCACTGGCGGACTGGAAACCAGGAGATGGCGTCCGCCCCTATACTGCCATGGAACTCATGGGACGTGCCGTATTTATCCGAGAAGGTTGCTATTTGTGTCATTCCCAGATGATTCGACCTTTCCGTGATGAGAAAGATCGCTACGGTCATTATTCCTTGGCCTCGGAATCGATGTACGACCATCCCTTCCAATGGGGTTCCAAGCGTACCGGTCCCGACCTGGCACGGGTCGGCAATAAATATTCCAACGAGTGGCATATCAAACATCTTATCGCACCTCGCTCAATGGTACCGGAATCAGTGATGCCCAATTATCCGTGGCTCCAGAAGGCACCGTTAGTGGAAGATACCGCCACTGCTACTATGAAGGCAATGCGCCTAGTTGGGGTTCCTTACACCGATGCGGACATTCAGGGAGCTGCCTATGAGGTAAAGGGAAAAACCGAGTTGGATGCCATCGTTGCCTATCTCCAGGTATTGGGAACGATGGCGAAGCTGGATGACAGTGTGAATTACCGTGAATAG
- a CDS encoding Cbb3-type cytochrome c oxidase subunit 3, giving the protein MNSNNRLHDYFYTDWAALTLHDWLGLIITIAVFVVMIVLYIYVLHPSNKQRLEAQRYLPPDDDGAN; this is encoded by the coding sequence GTGAATAGCAATAATCGTCTACATGACTATTTCTATACCGACTGGGCGGCGTTAACGCTGCACGATTGGCTTGGCTTGATCATCACGATTGCTGTATTTGTGGTGATGATCGTCCTCTATATCTATGTCCTGCATCCGTCGAACAAACAGCGGCTTGAGGCGCAACGCTATCTTCCGCCCGATGACGATGGTGCGAACTAG
- a CDS encoding conserved hypothetical protein (Evidence 4 : Unknown function but conserved in other organisms) translates to MSPLHKFVGNLGKVSQSNPDGRCNPWVWGWLALLGSVLLVNVFMMVMAVVSNPGLVVQDYYEQGRVHEQQVLQKIAARNALHWDIRSELSVRPVINSTIPYGIEIMDANGLPLENAKVKLLAYRPADASADFSVVLPEVAPGHYRGDFTLPLKGIWDLIVDVEHGSDRNDFTQRINVLVQ, encoded by the coding sequence ATGTCGCCGCTGCATAAGTTTGTCGGAAACCTTGGCAAGGTCTCTCAATCTAATCCTGATGGGAGATGTAATCCATGGGTATGGGGGTGGCTCGCGCTGCTGGGCAGTGTATTACTCGTCAATGTGTTCATGATGGTAATGGCTGTTGTATCCAATCCCGGTCTGGTGGTGCAGGATTATTATGAGCAAGGCCGTGTCCATGAGCAGCAGGTCTTGCAGAAGATCGCAGCACGCAACGCTCTCCATTGGGATATCCGCTCTGAATTATCGGTTCGCCCGGTGATCAATAGCACCATACCCTATGGAATAGAGATCATGGATGCCAATGGCTTGCCACTTGAAAACGCCAAGGTAAAATTACTTGCCTATCGTCCGGCGGATGCCAGTGCGGATTTTTCCGTGGTTCTCCCTGAAGTTGCGCCGGGTCATTATCGTGGCGATTTCACACTACCGCTCAAAGGCATCTGGGATCTAATCGTGGACGTGGAACACGGTTCGGACCGTAATGATTTCACGCAACGCATCAATGTGTTGGTTCAATAG